A single region of the Vicia villosa cultivar HV-30 ecotype Madison, WI linkage group LG4, Vvil1.0, whole genome shotgun sequence genome encodes:
- the LOC131599514 gene encoding large ribosomal subunit protein uL30y-like → MAKVEAKTVVPESVLKKQKRNEEWALVKKQEQESAKKKRSETRKLIWSRAKQYAKEYDDQQKELISLKREAKLKGGFYVDPEAKLLFIVRIRGINAMDPKSRKILQLLRLRQIFNGVFLKVNKATVNMLHRVEPYVTYGYPNLKSVRELIYKRGYGKVDRQRIALTDNSIIEQVLGKHGIICIEDLIHEILTVGPHFREANNFLWPFKLKAPLGGMKKKRNHYVEGGDAGNREEYINELIRRMN, encoded by the exons ATGGCCAAAGTGGAAGCAAAAACCGTTGTTCCTGAATCTGTTTTGAAGAAGCAGAAGAGGAACGAGGAATGGGCTTTGGTGAAGAAGCAGGAACAGGAGTCAGCGAAGAAGAAGAGATCTGAGACAAGGAAGCTCATATGGAGCAGAGCCAAGCAGTACGCTAAGGAGTATGATGACCAG CAAAAGGAGTTGATTAGCTTGAAGCGTGAAGCTAAGCTTAAGGGTGGGTTTTATGTTGACCCTGAAGCTAAGCTCTTGTTCATTGTCAGGATCAGAGG tATCAATGCCATGGACCCAAAATCAAGGAAGATTTTGCAGCTTTTGCGTTTGAGACAG ATCTTTAATGGTGTCTTTCTCAAAGTTAACAAAGCCACCGTTAACATGCTCCACAGGGTAGAGCCATATGTTACCTATGG GTATCCTAATCTGAAGAGTGTCAGGGAATTGATCTACAAGAGGGGATATGGAAAGGTTGACAGGCAGAGAATTGCTTTAACTGACAACTCTATCATCGAACAG GTTCTTGGAAAGCACGGGATCATTTGCATTGAAGATCTGATTCACGAGATCTTGACTGTTGGACCTCACTTCAGAGAGGCAAACAACTTCCTATGGCCCTTCAAGCTCAAAGCTCCTTTGGGTggcatgaagaagaaaagaaatcattatgttGAAGGTGGTGATGCCGGCAATAGGGAAGAATACATCAACGAACTTATTAGAAGGATGAATTAG